One Alicyclobacillus vulcanalis genomic region harbors:
- a CDS encoding response regulator transcription factor — translation MPTVLVVDDEASIRTLVEYNFSRSGFDVETVDDGLVAYEKLKQSAAKYDLVVLDLMLPGMDGLEVCRRLRQEGIKVPIILLTARDEEVDLVLGLELGADDYVTKPFSPRELVARARAVLRRMESREEDSQPASAGKVLRAGNIVMDVARHEVRVRGQLVEFTPKEFELLQYFMENQEHVLSRDQLLDRVWGYSAATDTRIVDVHVSHLREKIEDDSKNPKYIRTVRGIGYKFTEGTSGS, via the coding sequence GTGCCTACCGTGTTGGTGGTGGACGATGAAGCGTCCATTCGCACGTTGGTGGAATACAACTTCAGTCGGTCCGGGTTCGACGTCGAGACGGTGGACGACGGCCTCGTGGCGTACGAAAAGTTGAAGCAGAGCGCCGCAAAGTATGATCTCGTCGTGCTGGACCTGATGCTCCCCGGCATGGATGGGCTTGAGGTCTGCAGGCGCCTCCGCCAAGAGGGCATTAAGGTGCCCATCATTCTCCTGACGGCGCGAGACGAAGAGGTGGACCTCGTCCTCGGGCTCGAACTCGGCGCGGATGACTACGTGACCAAACCATTCAGTCCGCGCGAGCTCGTCGCCCGCGCGCGAGCGGTCTTGCGCCGGATGGAGAGCCGGGAAGAGGATTCCCAGCCTGCCTCGGCGGGGAAGGTCCTGCGCGCCGGCAACATCGTGATGGACGTCGCGCGCCACGAGGTCCGCGTGCGCGGCCAACTCGTGGAGTTCACGCCGAAGGAATTTGAACTTCTGCAGTATTTCATGGAAAACCAGGAGCACGTGTTGTCGCGCGACCAGCTCTTGGACCGCGTCTGGGGATACAGCGCCGCCACGGATACGCGCATCGTCGACGTCCATGTCTCGCATCTTCGCGAAAAGATTGAGGATGATTCCAAGAATCCGAAGTACATTCGCACGGTGCGGGGCATTGGCTACAAGTTCACGGAAGGCACGTCTGGGTCATGA
- a CDS encoding HAMP domain-containing sensor histidine kinase, giving the protein MMGFAIGLGVGVCLGALFALWQMSWFRSLRRYLLDAMDAIVQGRYDVRMYEYRSRPAEIAIFRQFNRMAERIQETLADMSQERDILRHILQNMTTGVIYLRSDGQVQMVNHAAERLFRRPVEQWKDRDHWTVFRNYQLGSAIDHALLFGTPWSGEFQIRDGVTVAVRLVPISAAPRMRSKADGRHDVLMLVNDVSEWRRLERMRSDFVANVSHELKTPIAAIRGFAETLLDGDVDDEAREKFLRTIYEESLRMGNLVSDLLELSKLEASDSHVDPVAVDLYEVLVRAVDRVRPVAQSKDISIELPRPQRLHVWAEPDLLLQVFLNLLTNAIHYSPPGSQVCVTWDVLVDRVKVHVKDNGIGIPRESLSRVFERFYRVHKDRSRASGGTGLGLAIVKHIVTALGGEVGVESEEGKGSDFWFTLSRLDARP; this is encoded by the coding sequence ATGATGGGGTTTGCCATCGGACTAGGGGTGGGCGTGTGCCTCGGAGCCCTCTTCGCCCTGTGGCAGATGAGCTGGTTCCGCAGCCTGCGCCGCTACCTGCTTGACGCCATGGACGCGATTGTGCAGGGGCGGTACGACGTGCGCATGTACGAGTACCGCAGCCGCCCTGCCGAGATCGCCATCTTCCGCCAGTTCAACCGCATGGCCGAACGCATCCAGGAGACCCTCGCCGACATGTCGCAGGAGCGCGACATCTTGCGCCACATCCTGCAGAACATGACCACCGGTGTCATCTACCTCAGGAGCGATGGCCAGGTGCAGATGGTGAACCACGCCGCCGAACGGCTGTTCCGCAGACCCGTCGAGCAGTGGAAGGACCGAGATCACTGGACGGTCTTTCGAAACTATCAGCTCGGATCCGCCATTGATCACGCCTTGCTCTTCGGCACGCCGTGGTCAGGTGAATTTCAAATCCGGGACGGCGTGACCGTCGCCGTGCGCCTCGTCCCCATCTCGGCCGCGCCTCGCATGCGCAGCAAGGCCGACGGCCGTCACGACGTCCTCATGCTCGTCAACGACGTGTCCGAATGGCGCCGCCTCGAGCGCATGCGCAGCGATTTCGTTGCGAACGTCTCGCACGAGCTGAAGACGCCCATCGCCGCCATTCGCGGGTTTGCCGAAACCCTCCTCGACGGCGACGTCGACGACGAGGCGAGGGAAAAGTTTTTGCGCACCATCTACGAGGAGTCGCTTCGCATGGGCAACCTCGTCTCGGATCTCCTCGAGCTCTCGAAGCTTGAGGCGAGCGACAGCCATGTCGATCCCGTCGCCGTTGACCTGTACGAAGTGCTCGTCCGCGCGGTCGATCGCGTTCGGCCCGTCGCCCAGAGCAAGGACATCTCCATCGAGTTGCCGCGCCCCCAGCGCCTGCACGTCTGGGCTGAGCCGGATCTCTTGCTGCAGGTCTTCCTCAACCTTTTGACCAACGCCATCCACTATTCGCCTCCCGGGAGCCAAGTCTGCGTCACCTGGGACGTGCTCGTCGATCGCGTCAAGGTGCACGTGAAGGACAACGGCATCGGCATTCCCAGGGAGTCGCTCTCCAGGGTGTTCGAGCGATTTTACCGCGTGCACAAGGACCGAAGCCGCGCCTCCGGCGGGACGGGCCTTGGACTCGCCATTGTCAAGCACATCGTCACCGCGCTCGGCGGCGAGGTCGGCGTCGAAAGCGAAGAGGGCAAGGGCAGCGACTTTTGGTTCACGCTCTCCAGGCTCGACGCCCGACCGTGA
- a CDS encoding ComF family protein codes for MPRAYTMPFLAQRLIQQALNWIFPSNEEPCPVCSRPIPARLADSQAPRPDGMRTLCAFCQQNLALVPIQAQVLRLRAAGRPMIVASALVYDHFVRTLIRALKYDRVVEIAPFFASALAATRGAHPPADVVVPVPTAPDRLRMRGYDHVLLVARAFARADSLPLKPCLARLGSSGHTRSQTAKDKLRRLRELEGQFVAMDAGGIRGRRVLLVDDVITTGATITTCAHVLYAAGAREVHAAVIARVE; via the coding sequence ATGCCACGCGCGTACACGATGCCGTTTCTCGCACAGCGCCTGATCCAACAGGCGCTGAACTGGATCTTCCCCTCCAATGAAGAACCCTGTCCCGTCTGCAGCCGCCCCATTCCGGCCAGGCTCGCCGACAGCCAGGCACCGCGCCCGGACGGCATGCGCACACTCTGCGCCTTCTGTCAGCAAAATCTCGCACTCGTGCCCATTCAGGCGCAGGTTCTGCGGCTTCGCGCAGCAGGCCGCCCCATGATCGTCGCGAGCGCCCTCGTGTACGACCACTTCGTCCGCACCCTCATCCGCGCGTTGAAGTACGATCGCGTCGTCGAGATCGCCCCCTTCTTCGCCTCGGCGCTCGCCGCCACGCGCGGCGCGCACCCGCCGGCGGACGTCGTGGTGCCCGTGCCGACGGCGCCGGATCGCCTCCGCATGCGCGGGTACGATCACGTCCTGCTCGTGGCGCGGGCGTTTGCGCGCGCCGACAGTCTGCCCCTCAAGCCCTGTTTAGCGCGCCTTGGGTCGTCTGGTCACACTCGCTCCCAGACCGCGAAAGACAAACTCCGCCGCCTGCGCGAGCTCGAGGGCCAGTTCGTCGCCATGGATGCAGGCGGCATCCGCGGGCGGCGCGTGTTGCTCGTCGACGACGTCATCACCACAGGCGCGACGATCACGACGTGCGCGCATGTGCTCTACGCTGCCGGCGCGCGGGAGGTGCATGCGGCCGTGATCGCGCGCGTGGAGTGA
- a CDS encoding TIGR03826 family flagellar region protein, protein MPVAIANCRRCGKLYNRVGRDICPDCMKQEDEHLTAIRAYLRQHPLANIYEVSNGTGVPYDEIVQFLRDGRLLLRNNPNMVYPCDRCGTPTQSGRLCANCAKEMARELRPGQRPDGRDRNPGFYSKP, encoded by the coding sequence ATGCCTGTGGCCATCGCCAACTGCCGACGGTGCGGAAAACTGTACAACCGCGTGGGGCGCGACATTTGCCCCGATTGCATGAAGCAAGAGGACGAGCATCTCACAGCCATCCGGGCGTATTTGCGCCAGCACCCGCTGGCCAACATCTACGAGGTATCCAACGGCACCGGCGTGCCGTATGACGAGATCGTCCAGTTTTTGAGGGACGGCAGGCTTCTGTTGCGCAACAACCCGAACATGGTGTACCCGTGCGATCGCTGTGGCACGCCGACGCAGTCGGGCAGGCTCTGCGCGAATTGCGCGAAGGAGATGGCACGAGAGCTGCGCCCCGGCCAGCGACCTGATGGTCGCGATCGTAATCCTGGATTTTACAGCAAGCCTTGA
- a CDS encoding sigma-70 RNA polymerase sigma factor region 4 domain-containing protein: MIDEQDLISSAITALWQRSQQREVDDRYAKQVIKYAMLTVLRNSALLKMPKSTPMAQAIQAYQRACDVQSAEYVAVEDPMERWENEELVRQAALKISELRREDQILLSLIFVESLSFQEAADVLNQTKAQVYHRYQSLLRQLRTSLGLAQ, translated from the coding sequence ATGATAGATGAACAAGACTTGATTTCTTCGGCGATTACGGCTCTGTGGCAGCGATCACAACAGCGCGAGGTCGATGATCGATACGCCAAGCAAGTCATTAAATATGCAATGCTGACGGTGTTGCGCAATTCTGCACTCCTAAAGATGCCGAAATCCACCCCCATGGCACAAGCCATCCAAGCCTATCAGCGTGCTTGCGACGTTCAAAGCGCTGAGTATGTCGCTGTCGAAGATCCGATGGAAAGATGGGAAAATGAAGAACTAGTTCGTCAGGCGGCCTTAAAAATTTCGGAGTTGCGTCGAGAAGATCAGATCCTACTTTCCTTAATTTTTGTGGAATCCCTGAGCTTCCAAGAAGCTGCGGATGTTTTGAATCAAACGAAGGCTCAGGTCTACCATCGATATCAGTCTCTCCTTCGACAGCTTCGAACTTCGCTTGGCTTGGCGCAGTGA
- a CDS encoding flagellar biosynthesis anti-sigma factor FlgM produces the protein MVSPSGAPGRIPEDVNTQSVTARVSSTKFDHIRDLQQKIASGQYQIDVDRIAQGMIQRGVLNNNG, from the coding sequence ATGGTTTCTCCATCGGGTGCGCCTGGCCGAATCCCGGAGGACGTAAACACGCAGAGCGTAACCGCACGTGTATCGTCAACGAAGTTTGACCATATCCGCGACTTACAGCAGAAGATTGCCAGCGGGCAATATCAGATCGATGTCGATCGCATCGCGCAAGGCATGATTCAGCGAGGCGTGTTGAACAACAATGGATAA
- the flgK gene encoding flagellar hook-associated protein FlgK has product MGIPTFSPLYVGLSGLQAMQEAQSVVGNNIDNANTPGYAQESVNFVEASPYPPIPGPGPFVGGQFGQGVLVQSVTRQDDWFYDEQDWANQSSYQMYTTYSTVLTQVEGIVNEPSSTSLQNALDQFFSAWQTLSTDPSNTGAKQAVISQGQVLAQTFNMVSSQLQSTQQDVLNQVNSQFQQLQQYAQQLSSVQTQIQKIAQQNVSGSPVSNPNTLLDEQSAIIDKMSQLANLTLSQNADGTISVSVGSGPQAISMAQMETGATVSDAGGQLQLTVGSQTVPLSSVVQGGQIAGNAQGYGEISGLLNQLTQYEDALASQVNAALGNQTFFDAPSSGGSFAVDAGMTVATLQTGPSGASGDNRYALNVVNLQTTPTSLSWVDGTGSTQTESGTFDQLLGSMVSQLGTLAAGVSQNATTANALLQQSTQLRQSVSSVSIDEQATYMIAFQNAYAAAAKYIATFQTMLNSLMNMVQS; this is encoded by the coding sequence ATGGGCATACCGACGTTTTCGCCGCTGTACGTAGGTTTATCTGGTTTGCAGGCGATGCAAGAAGCTCAGAGTGTCGTTGGGAATAACATCGATAACGCGAACACGCCTGGCTATGCTCAGGAGTCCGTCAACTTTGTCGAGGCCAGTCCCTATCCGCCCATCCCGGGACCCGGTCCTTTCGTTGGGGGGCAGTTCGGGCAAGGTGTGCTGGTGCAGTCTGTCACTCGCCAAGACGATTGGTTCTACGATGAACAGGATTGGGCGAATCAGAGCTCATATCAGATGTACACCACTTACAGTACTGTACTAACTCAGGTAGAAGGTATCGTGAATGAGCCCAGTTCTACCAGTTTGCAGAACGCGCTTGATCAATTCTTTTCCGCCTGGCAGACGCTTTCGACGGATCCGTCCAACACAGGGGCTAAGCAAGCCGTTATCTCGCAGGGGCAAGTGCTTGCACAGACCTTTAATATGGTGAGTTCTCAGTTGCAGAGCACACAGCAGGATGTGTTGAACCAGGTCAACAGCCAGTTTCAACAACTTCAACAGTATGCTCAGCAGCTGTCATCTGTCCAAACCCAGATTCAGAAAATCGCGCAACAAAATGTGTCGGGTTCTCCGGTGTCGAATCCAAACACATTGTTGGACGAGCAGAGCGCAATCATTGACAAGATGTCGCAACTTGCGAACCTCACGTTGAGTCAAAATGCGGACGGTACGATTTCGGTGAGTGTCGGCTCGGGACCGCAGGCCATTTCGATGGCGCAGATGGAAACGGGCGCGACGGTCTCTGACGCTGGTGGACAGTTGCAGCTTACCGTCGGTAGTCAGACGGTTCCCTTGTCCTCGGTTGTCCAAGGAGGACAAATTGCTGGAAACGCGCAGGGCTACGGGGAAATCTCGGGGTTGCTGAATCAGCTTACGCAGTATGAAGACGCCTTGGCCTCGCAGGTCAACGCAGCGCTCGGAAACCAAACCTTTTTTGACGCCCCATCAAGCGGAGGTTCCTTTGCGGTGGACGCTGGCATGACCGTCGCCACATTGCAGACCGGGCCGAGCGGTGCGTCTGGGGACAACCGTTATGCGCTCAACGTCGTCAATCTGCAAACGACTCCAACGTCACTTTCCTGGGTCGATGGGACAGGCTCTACGCAGACCGAATCAGGCACATTCGACCAATTGCTTGGCAGTATGGTTTCCCAACTCGGGACGCTCGCAGCGGGTGTGAGTCAGAATGCCACGACCGCGAACGCTCTGCTGCAGCAATCGACGCAACTTCGTCAATCGGTGTCGAGTGTCTCGATTGACGAGCAGGCGACGTACATGATCGCATTTCAAAACGCCTACGCGGCGGCGGCGAAATACATTGCGACCTTTCAAACCATGTTAAACAGTCTCATGAACATGGTTCAGTCATGA
- a CDS encoding flagellin N-terminal helical domain-containing protein, giving the protein MRVTTSMEQAQFLFNLENINTAMQKVQQQLSTGKTLNLPQDDPVAVSQDMSLTAEVSQVQAGLSTVSSALSWMNATQSAMQGMVSQLQQIQSNLEGALNGPNQSSGDLSGYSATVSQLVQGIYQIADETVGNRYLFGGQADDTAPTTYLLSPGSSIPNGAGPSASAGTNYNPFDDAQASPPNVNEQIAPGIQIRTTVTAYDIFLTTPQGGTRNLRDTLSAIQSDLQSGNTGALRQDLSDLQANLNQVINLNAALGSRIQRMTAAQNQMTQFQTNLTNLKGGIEGADMAQVMTQFSTDQVIYEAALQMGAQILLPSLINYLPS; this is encoded by the coding sequence GTGCGCGTCACCACATCCATGGAACAGGCTCAGTTTCTCTTTAATCTCGAAAACATCAACACGGCAATGCAGAAGGTTCAGCAGCAACTCTCGACCGGAAAGACGTTGAACCTGCCGCAGGATGATCCCGTCGCGGTCTCTCAGGATATGAGCTTGACCGCGGAAGTATCTCAGGTTCAAGCGGGGTTGTCGACGGTCTCTTCGGCTTTGTCTTGGATGAATGCAACGCAATCAGCCATGCAAGGCATGGTGTCGCAACTCCAGCAGATTCAGTCAAACCTTGAAGGAGCGTTGAATGGGCCCAATCAGAGTTCGGGGGATCTCTCCGGCTATTCGGCGACCGTGTCTCAGCTTGTGCAAGGCATTTATCAAATTGCCGATGAAACGGTGGGCAACCGGTATCTCTTTGGAGGACAGGCGGACGACACAGCGCCGACGACGTACCTTTTGAGTCCAGGAAGTTCTATCCCGAACGGGGCGGGTCCGAGTGCTTCCGCAGGAACGAATTACAATCCGTTCGATGATGCACAGGCGAGTCCACCGAACGTAAACGAGCAGATCGCTCCCGGGATACAAATACGGACGACCGTCACAGCATATGACATCTTTCTCACGACACCCCAAGGAGGAACGCGTAATCTTCGTGATACGCTCTCAGCGATTCAGTCCGACCTTCAGTCAGGAAATACTGGAGCCTTACGTCAAGATTTAAGCGACTTGCAGGCGAATTTAAATCAAGTGATCAACTTGAACGCTGCGCTCGGTTCGCGCATTCAGCGAATGACGGCGGCTCAAAACCAGATGACCCAATTTCAGACGAATCTCACGAACTTGAAGGGGGGGATTGAAGGGGCAGATATGGCGCAGGTGATGACGCAGTTCTCTACGGATCAAGTGATCTACGAAGCTGCGCTGCAAATGGGCGCCCAAATCTTGCTCCCATCACTCATCAACTATCTGCCTTCATGA
- a CDS encoding flagellin N-terminal helical domain-containing protein — translation MSLNFSVNNNASAASILSNLQYVNNQINTSYQQLSTGNRINSAADDPAGYAISQQMTSQVNALNQAIQNAQNGISMLQTASGAMNQITSILQTMNTLAVEAANGTENSTDLQNLDQEFVALQKQINNIASQTKFNTMTLLDGSFASTGIIFQINTDSTTNSELSVTIADVQISSLFTGVSLGSDGYLHITSQAAATAAISVVQAAITSLSAYQANIGAVQDQLNYTVSNLQNTANNLQNADSTITNTDMAQAYTQFSQEQVLQQVGLAMLSQADQQPDAILKLLQ, via the coding sequence ATGTCCCTGAACTTTAGTGTAAACAACAATGCGTCCGCCGCAAGCATTCTGTCCAATCTCCAGTACGTCAACAATCAAATCAACACGTCCTATCAACAACTTTCCACTGGTAATCGCATCAACAGTGCAGCGGATGATCCGGCAGGCTACGCCATTTCTCAACAAATGACGTCTCAGGTGAACGCCCTAAACCAAGCCATTCAGAATGCGCAGAACGGTATCAGCATGTTGCAAACCGCTTCTGGCGCCATGAACCAAATTACCTCCATCCTGCAGACGATGAACACGCTCGCGGTTGAGGCGGCGAACGGTACGGAGAATTCGACGGATCTGCAGAACTTGGACCAAGAATTTGTCGCGCTGCAGAAACAGATCAACAATATTGCCTCACAGACCAAGTTCAATACCATGACCCTGCTCGATGGTTCGTTTGCATCGACAGGTATCATCTTCCAAATTAATACCGACTCGACGACCAACTCGGAGCTGTCGGTTACGATTGCGGACGTCCAAATTTCGTCCTTGTTTACTGGCGTTTCGCTTGGCTCTGATGGCTATCTTCACATCACATCCCAAGCGGCGGCGACCGCGGCCATTTCCGTGGTCCAGGCAGCGATTACGTCGTTGTCCGCTTACCAGGCCAACATTGGTGCGGTACAAGACCAGCTGAATTACACGGTTTCGAACCTGCAAAATACGGCCAACAATCTTCAGAATGCCGACTCCACCATCACCAACACTGATATGGCGCAAGCTTATACGCAATTCAGCCAGGAGCAGGTGTTGCAGCAGGTTGGCCTGGCGATGCTCTCTCAGGCCGATCAGCAGCCAGACGCAATCCTGAAGCTGCTCCAATAA
- the fliD gene encoding flagellar filament capping protein FliD, with the protein MSMNISSSNSSNLQTAASLLQQLNTISNPAGTGLPVSQYVQDLQEILQQELEAPIQNQISTLQSQQNAYSALQSALQTFQQATETLASLQSWSTTSASSTNSSVATVSVSPGANVGTYNIQVTQLAQAEMQVQTANMQTSATGTSSLTAGTLSIQPTQLNNGQAVQISISSGESLQDIANAVNQYTQQTGVAASVVSNGQGAYFLALSSIQTGSNYGFQVTDTVSGGSGGQFGFQTLSNAQDAEIVLGSSSGTSSSGSSGTTVTLTSSTNTFQNMIPGLTINAISTGSTTVSVVQNTSGAKSAVTTWMNAYNTLVDTLRQDTAYTAPSSGATNGSSPTVGPLFGDPLAQSMVSELASQAMQAVSAVNSQMNSLASIGIVLDPSSGHLEFQSPSGFSSAAGTLPDGQQMFDQALTNNLSDVEQLFGVVNTTASQAIPTSGVLGNLYNYINVLLEGNPNGTGQSPISTAVQSLSQQQSTLQNYLNTVQQQIQQRVQEYEAQLNQLNEVMAQMQAQMQQLSAMFGQSSNKTTG; encoded by the coding sequence ATGAGTATGAATATTTCATCGAGTAATTCCAGCAATCTGCAAACGGCAGCAAGTTTACTGCAGCAGTTGAACACCATTTCAAATCCAGCAGGCACGGGCTTGCCTGTGTCACAGTATGTACAGGATTTGCAAGAGATTTTGCAACAAGAGCTGGAGGCACCCATTCAGAATCAGATATCCACGCTTCAGTCGCAGCAAAATGCGTACAGCGCTTTGCAATCAGCTTTGCAGACGTTTCAACAAGCTACCGAGACGCTTGCGAGTTTGCAGAGCTGGAGTACGACATCTGCCTCATCCACGAATTCAAGCGTGGCCACCGTATCCGTTTCTCCAGGGGCGAATGTGGGGACCTACAACATTCAGGTTACCCAATTGGCCCAGGCAGAAATGCAAGTGCAGACCGCAAATATGCAAACATCCGCTACTGGGACATCCTCACTGACTGCGGGGACTTTGTCTATTCAGCCCACCCAACTAAACAACGGACAGGCTGTTCAAATTTCCATTTCGTCTGGTGAGTCCCTTCAGGACATTGCGAACGCTGTTAATCAGTATACACAGCAGACGGGCGTTGCGGCGTCCGTGGTGTCCAACGGGCAGGGGGCATATTTTCTGGCGCTTTCATCTATTCAAACAGGATCCAATTATGGATTTCAGGTGACGGACACCGTGAGTGGTGGATCCGGGGGGCAATTTGGCTTTCAAACCCTCTCCAATGCTCAGGATGCGGAGATTGTTCTAGGCTCTTCGTCCGGGACATCATCTTCCGGCTCGTCTGGAACCACGGTCACGTTGACTTCATCGACAAATACCTTTCAAAACATGATTCCCGGCTTGACCATCAATGCGATTTCGACGGGGTCCACCACGGTCTCGGTTGTTCAGAATACAAGCGGAGCCAAGAGCGCCGTGACGACGTGGATGAACGCATACAATACACTCGTGGATACCCTCCGACAAGACACTGCATATACCGCGCCATCGTCTGGAGCAACAAATGGGAGCAGCCCGACCGTCGGCCCGCTGTTCGGGGATCCGCTCGCTCAGAGCATGGTGTCCGAATTGGCGTCACAAGCCATGCAAGCTGTCAGTGCAGTCAATAGCCAAATGAATTCGCTCGCCTCGATTGGAATTGTGTTGGATCCTAGCAGTGGCCACCTGGAGTTTCAATCGCCGAGTGGGTTTTCGAGTGCGGCCGGGACTTTGCCCGACGGGCAGCAAATGTTTGACCAAGCGCTGACGAACAACTTGTCGGATGTGGAGCAACTTTTCGGCGTGGTCAATACAACGGCCTCGCAAGCCATACCGACTTCGGGAGTTTTAGGGAATCTGTATAACTATATCAACGTGTTGCTGGAGGGAAACCCAAATGGCACCGGTCAGTCTCCTATCTCAACGGCTGTACAGTCCCTGTCCCAACAACAGTCGACGTTGCAAAACTATTTGAACACGGTACAGCAACAAATTCAGCAGCGGGTTCAGGAATACGAAGCTCAGCTCAACCAACTGAACGAGGTCATGGCGCAGATGCAGGCACAAATGCAACAGTTATCCGCGATGTTCGGACAGAGCTCGAATAAAACGACTGGGTGA